CGCGCCCCGCGACTATATGAGCGACCGGGGACACCACGTCTGGCGGGAATGCCGTGGCCAGGCACGTTAGGATTGTGGGAATGCGGCTGGACAGGCGGGAGCTGCTCGCCATCTTCGCCGGCGGCGCCGTGGGAACCCTGGCCCGAGCCGGGCTCACCTACGCCTTTCCGCACGCGGCAACGGCGTGGCCCTGGCCGACCTTCACGGTCAATCTCGTCGCGGCGTTCCTGCTCGGCCTGTTCGTCACCCGGTTGCAGGAGCGGCTGCCGCCGTCGAGCTATCGCCGGCCGCTGCTCGGCACCGGGATCTGTGGCGGGCTGTCGACCTTCTCCACCATGCAGGTCGAAATCCTGCTCATGCTCGACGCGCACGCCTGGGGCCTCGCGGCCGGCTACACCATCGCGAGCGTCGCCGGTGGATACGCCGCGGTCTACGCGGCCACGGCGCTGACCCGACGGGTGCGTGCGTGGGCGTGAACATCCTGATCTGGACCGGAGTGTTCCTCATCGGCGGGGCCGGCTCGGTGCTGAGGTTCCTGGTCGACGGCGCGGTCGCGGCCCGCCGCGGTCGCGACTTTCCCTACGGCACGCTCGTGGTCAACATTTCCGGAGCGGTCGTCCTCGGCTTCCTGACCGGCCTCGCGCTCGGCAAACATGAGGCGCTGCTGGCCGGGACCGCCGCGGTCGGCTCCTACACCACGTTCTCGACCTGGATGTTCGAGACGGAACGCCTTGCCGAGGAACGCGCGGTCACGCCCGCCGTGCTCAACGTGGTCGTCAGCCTGATCCTCGGTGTGGCCGCGGCGGCCGCCGGTCGAGCGGTGGGTGACCTGCTGTGAACGCCGACTGTCTCAAGCTCACCTGCTATTTCGGGGAACGGCACCGCACCGGCACGGGATTTGTCGCCGACGAGCTGTTGGCCCTCTACGGCCGGCACCGCATCGCGACCAGCATCGTGCTGCGCGGCATCGAAGGGTTCGGCCTCAAGCACCACCTCCGCAGCGACCACTCACTGACCCTGTCGGAGGATCTGCCCGCCGTCACCGTCGCCGTCGACACCCGGCCGCGCATCGAGGCGATCGTCGACCAGGTCGCCGGCATGCCGCAGGTCGGCCTGGTGACGCTCGAGCGCGCCCGCCTGCTCCAGGGCGACGTCGGGCCCGTCCGCCTTCCGGAAGCGCTGCACGAGGCCACGAAGCTGACCGTCTACGTCGGACGCCAGCAGCGGATCCACGGCGCTCCGGCGTTCGTCGCGGTGTGCGACCTGCTGCACCGCCACGGCGTCGCGGGCGCGACCGTGCTGCTCGGCGTCGACGGGACCGTCGGCGGTCAGCGGGAACGCGCGCGGTTCATCGGGCGCAACCACGACGTACCCATGATGATCATTGCGGTGGGTTCCGGCGACCGGATCGGTCGCGCCCTGCCCGACCTCGCCGCGCTGCTCGACCAACCACGGCTGACCCTGGAGCGGGTACGCCTCTGCAAGCGCGACGGCCGCCTCATCGAGGAACCGCAGGCGCTGCCCGCCACCGACGCGCGCGGGCTGGGCCTGTGGCAGAAGCTGACCATCTTCACGTCGGAGGCCGGCCAGCACGAGGGTCAGCCCATCCACCGCGCTCTCGTGCGCCGGTTGCGCGCCGGCGGCTCCAGCGGCGCCACGACCGTCCGCGGCATCTGGGGGTTCCACGGCGACCACCGCCCGCACGGCGACCGGTTCTTCCAGCTCGGCCGCCGGGTGCCGGCCGTCACCATCGTCATCGACACCGCCGACCGCATCAGCGGCATCTTCCCGATCGTCGACGAGCTGACCGCCGAGCAGGGACTGGTCGTCAGCGAGTTGGTGCCCGCCGTCCACGCCCGCGCCGGCGACCGCCTGCGCGGTGGGCTCCGCCTGGCCGACCATCGTTGGTGACGGCAGCCGTCATCCGCTCAACCAGAGGAGGAGGTCCCCGATGGAGTTCGACATGATCGTCGAGATCCCGGCCGGATCGCGCAACAAATATGAGATGGACCAGAGCCTTGGCCGGATCCGGCTCGACCGCACGTTGTTCACCGCCACGGCCTATCCCGCCGACTACGGGTTCGTGCCCGGCACCCTCGCGGAAGACGGCGATCCGCTCGACGCCATGGTCCTGCTCGACGCCCCGACCTTCCCGGGCTGCCAGATCCGGGTCCGGCCCGTCGCCGTGTTCTGGATGCGCGACGAGAAGGGCCCGGACGCCAAGGTGCTCTGCGTGCCTGCCGGCGACCAGCGTTACGACCACATCACCGACCTGGGCGATCTGGCGCCCCACCTCCAGGCCGAGATCGGCCACTTCTTCGACGTCTACAAGCAGCTCGAACCCGGAAAGCAGTCCGAGGTACGCGGGTGGCAGGACCGCACCGACGCCGAAGCCACGATCGAGGACGCGTTCGCCCGCGCGCCTAAGCCGGCGGCGTAGGAGCCGTTCGGCGCTGCTGTTGCAGCGTCTCCAACAGGCGCAGCCAGATCTCGCTGACGGTCGGGAAGCTCGCGACGGCGTGCCAGAGCCGGCTGACCGGCACCCGTCCGACGATCGCGACGGTCGCCGAGTGCAACAGTTCCGTCGTCGCCGTGCCGGCGAAGGTCGCACCGATCACCGTGTCGGTGGCCGGGTCGACGACCAGTTTCGCCCGTCCGTCGTAGTGTTCCCGGGAGATCGCGGCGCCGGAGATGCCGGCGATGTCATACTCGGCCGTCTCCACCTCGATGCCGCGTTGCCGCGCCACGCTTTCCGTCATCCCCACCGCACACAGTGGAGGGTCGAGGAACACGACGTGCGCCACGGCGTCATACTCCGCGGTCGTCAGGCCGTTGAACGGCTTGCCGAGCGCGCGGGCGGTGATCGCCTCGCCGGCGACGCGGGCCTGGTATTTGGCCATGTGGGTCAGCA
This genomic interval from Asanoa ferruginea contains the following:
- a CDS encoding DUF190 domain-containing protein; protein product: MNADCLKLTCYFGERHRTGTGFVADELLALYGRHRIATSIVLRGIEGFGLKHHLRSDHSLTLSEDLPAVTVAVDTRPRIEAIVDQVAGMPQVGLVTLERARLLQGDVGPVRLPEALHEATKLTVYVGRQQRIHGAPAFVAVCDLLHRHGVAGATVLLGVDGTVGGQRERARFIGRNHDVPMMIIAVGSGDRIGRALPDLAALLDQPRLTLERVRLCKRDGRLIEEPQALPATDARGLGLWQKLTIFTSEAGQHEGQPIHRALVRRLRAGGSSGATTVRGIWGFHGDHRPHGDRFFQLGRRVPAVTIVIDTADRISGIFPIVDELTAEQGLVVSELVPAVHARAGDRLRGGLRLADHRW
- the crcB gene encoding fluoride efflux transporter CrcB — protein: MGVNILIWTGVFLIGGAGSVLRFLVDGAVAARRGRDFPYGTLVVNISGAVVLGFLTGLALGKHEALLAGTAAVGSYTTFSTWMFETERLAEERAVTPAVLNVVVSLILGVAAAAAGRAVGDLL
- a CDS encoding inorganic diphosphatase → MEFDMIVEIPAGSRNKYEMDQSLGRIRLDRTLFTATAYPADYGFVPGTLAEDGDPLDAMVLLDAPTFPGCQIRVRPVAVFWMRDEKGPDAKVLCVPAGDQRYDHITDLGDLAPHLQAEIGHFFDVYKQLEPGKQSEVRGWQDRTDAEATIEDAFARAPKPAA
- the crcB gene encoding fluoride efflux transporter CrcB; this translates as MRLDRRELLAIFAGGAVGTLARAGLTYAFPHAATAWPWPTFTVNLVAAFLLGLFVTRLQERLPPSSYRRPLLGTGICGGLSTFSTMQVEILLMLDAHAWGLAAGYTIASVAGGYAAVYAATALTRRVRAWA